A stretch of the Uranotaenia lowii strain MFRU-FL chromosome 3, ASM2978415v1, whole genome shotgun sequence genome encodes the following:
- the LOC129757906 gene encoding uncharacterized protein LOC129757906, whose protein sequence is MSPLRVLSLVAAALCMLFLQLEGIPVPSDSASDSGIHPLNTLFHPDEGSAWSSSESDLTANNTNGTHKDLYVIKAVVYEIGLLVDAPDNDTEEIGEEPITEQQVDLTFFSSGSNKTHINLGDIPLPVATSVNGQVLTGIAPVHIGAVSSLSDVLATLPITGTIVNITQTNTSYIELTKQNISDIGDPANIVSVADLAKLPIEPSGQPLVPTALDKTISSLAASGTQ, encoded by the exons ATGTCTCCGCTACGAGTGTTATCGCTAGTGGCTGCAGCGCTTTGTATGCTGTTCCTTCAACTGGAAGGAATTCCGGTGCCATCCGATAGTGCTTCTGATAGTGGAATTCATCCCTTGAATACTTTGTTCCATCCGGATGAAGGCAGTGCATGGAGTAGCAGCGAAAGTGATCTTACCGCCAACAATACCAATGGTACCCATAAGGATTT ATATGTAATCAAAGCCGTGGTTTATGAAATCGGTCTTCTAGTTGATGCTCCAGATAACGACACTGAAGAAATCGGTGAAGAACCAATTac GGAACAACAAGTTGATCTAACGTTCTTCAGTTCCGGCTCCAACAAGACTCACATCAACCTCGGAGACATTCCGCTCCCGGTGGCAACAAGTGTAAATGGTCAGGTGCTCACGGGTATTGCACCGGTCCACATAGGAGCAGTTTCCAGCTTGAGCGATGTTCTCGCCACTTTACCCATCACCGGAACGATCGTTAACATCACCCAGACCAACACGTCATACATTGAGCTGACGAAGCAGAATATTAGCGACATAGGCGACCCGGCGAACATCGTGAGCGTCGCAGATCTAGCGAAACTACCGATAGAACCGTCCGGCCAACCGCTGGTGCCAACGGCATTGGACAAAACCATTTCTAGCCTGGCGGCGTCCGGTACGCAGTAA
- the LOC129755279 gene encoding U6 snRNA-associated Sm-like protein LSm5, giving the protein MAQSTVANQSTLLPLELVDKCIGSRIHIIMKNDKEIVGTLLGFDDFVNMLLEDVTEYENTPEGRRITKLDQILLNGNNITMLVPGGELPDTS; this is encoded by the exons ATGGCACAATCCACGGTAGCTAACCAATCCACTTTGCTACCTTTAG AATTGGTAGATAAATGCATTGGGTCCCGAATACATATCATTATGAAAAATGATAAGGAAATTGTAGGGACGCTGCTGGGTTTCGATGATTTTGTCAACATGCTCCTGGAAGATGTTACCGAATACGAGAACACACCCGAAGGACGTCGGATCACCAAGCTGGATCAGATTCTCCTTAATGGCAATAATATAACCATG CTTGTTCCCGGAGGAGAACTTCCGGATACCTCTTAG